The Lactobacillus sp. CBA3605 genome contains a region encoding:
- a CDS encoding ECF transporter S component, giving the protein MQQTTLRRLVGIALLGACAYIVMLLEFPIIPMASWMKIDFSDIPILIGLFLYGMGGAFAITLVKLVLHSATMGFALPDLIGSLSSFMGSAVLIIVFALVLRYYRGNPKWRMPLAIALSTIGLIVVESLANLTFVLPFYMQVMGLKLNVSLNTMILVAVVPFNLIKGVLVGNVFWLVYHRLAKWLSKQNQLMSRT; this is encoded by the coding sequence ATGCAACAAACGACGTTACGCCGACTAGTGGGCATTGCCTTGCTTGGCGCGTGTGCATATATTGTCATGTTACTAGAATTTCCAATCATTCCGATGGCTTCGTGGATGAAGATTGATTTTTCAGATATTCCTATTTTGATTGGCCTGTTCTTATATGGAATGGGCGGTGCCTTCGCTATTACTTTGGTCAAGCTGGTCTTACATTCGGCGACGATGGGCTTTGCATTACCAGATTTAATCGGCTCATTGTCCAGTTTCATGGGGTCGGCAGTCTTGATTATCGTATTTGCACTGGTTTTGCGCTATTATCGTGGTAATCCGAAGTGGCGGATGCCATTAGCGATTGCGTTGTCAACGATTGGCTTGATTGTAGTTGAGTCGTTGGCCAACTTGACCTTTGTCTTACCATTTTATATGCAAGTGATGGGGTTAAAGCTAAACGTGTCACTTAATACCATGATATTAGTCGCAGTTGTCCCCTTTAACTTAATTAAAGGGGTGTTGGTTGGCAATGTCTTTTGGCTGGTCTATCATCGCCTAGCCAAATGGTTAAGCAAGCAAAATCAACTCATGAGTCGTACTTAA
- a CDS encoding N-acetyltransferase, translating to MLVKYRKDYEKVAMGLLSFIPDFKDIGHLQTEMKWYQATGNHQLLLWRQASGDFSGIVGLEVGADFVLVHHDSLSPEERTPANQHQMLDELAALYPDKRVMGTLEMAPIIGEWERNRDEQRTTNHH from the coding sequence ATGTTAGTTAAATATCGTAAGGACTATGAAAAAGTGGCGATGGGCTTACTCTCTTTTATTCCTGATTTTAAAGATATTGGTCATTTACAGACTGAAATGAAATGGTATCAAGCTACTGGTAACCATCAATTATTATTGTGGCGGCAAGCGAGTGGTGATTTTAGTGGTATTGTGGGGTTAGAAGTCGGGGCTGATTTTGTCTTAGTTCACCACGATTCATTATCGCCAGAAGAACGGACGCCGGCCAATCAACATCAAATGTTAGATGAGCTAGCAGCATTATATCCAGATAAACGAGTGATGGGTACCTTAGAAATGGCCCCAATTATTGGGGAATGGGAGCGCAATCGTGATGAACAACGAACAACCAATCACCATTAA
- a CDS encoding pseudouridine synthase, with translation MAERLQKVMAEAGVASRRKSEKLITSGHVRVNGQTVTTLGVKVEASDRVEVDGLPLLAEKPVYYLFYKPRGVVTTVHDERGRKTVMDFFKDVPERIYPVGRLDYDTSGLLIMTNDGALANRLTHPKFEIKKTYLAKVEGVPTNADLKQLRLGVEIDGRMTAPAKSNLLDSDHKKNNALVQLTIHEGHNHQVKNMLAAIGHPVTKLKRERYGVLDLQSLQAGEYRKLKPIEISKLKGER, from the coding sequence ATGGCAGAACGATTACAAAAAGTGATGGCCGAAGCGGGCGTGGCATCACGGCGCAAGTCAGAAAAATTAATTACCTCGGGACATGTCCGCGTGAATGGACAAACGGTGACCACCTTAGGGGTTAAAGTAGAGGCTAGCGATCGGGTTGAAGTTGACGGGTTACCCCTATTGGCAGAAAAGCCGGTTTATTATTTGTTTTATAAGCCGCGTGGTGTTGTGACGACAGTTCATGATGAACGTGGTCGGAAGACTGTGATGGACTTTTTTAAAGATGTCCCGGAACGAATTTATCCGGTGGGCCGTTTGGATTATGATACTTCAGGTCTATTAATCATGACTAATGATGGTGCCTTAGCTAATCGGTTAACGCATCCAAAGTTTGAAATTAAAAAGACTTATTTGGCTAAGGTGGAAGGTGTGCCAACGAATGCCGATTTAAAGCAATTACGCCTTGGGGTTGAAATTGATGGTCGCATGACGGCACCGGCTAAATCTAATTTACTAGATAGTGATCACAAGAAAAATAATGCATTGGTGCAATTGACCATTCATGAAGGTCATAATCATCAAGTTAAAAATATGCTAGCGGCGATTGGCCATCCCGTAACTAAGCTAAAACGCGAACGATATGGTGTCTTAGATTTACAAAGTTTACAGGCTGGTGAATACCGTAAGTTGAAGCCAATCGAAATTAGTAAATTAAAAGGTGAAAGATAA
- a CDS encoding helix-turn-helix domain-containing protein has translation MFADYLLLMFTTTPRRSKALFNLLRGRRTVSTLFAGLVYQRLDQLDSWHGVPLAKFEAATGELIAAGWLSSPAAGQLQLTTAGQAQQAKLQQTLYLPQAWDQFQQVDVRRFEALSQLALQVVSEAVHHQRQYYPISTDPGLQATVKQWLRQWYRPELGATIYQELRQFLQTVSPDLATIFAASLTGHAFPGQTDQQLAERFECSAIEILVIRKDLTCLWIKWLRQTNQGPLAALLRPLVKSTPVSNSAWQTYQALKVTPDLMQIARQRHLKLSTVREHLLEVAILMPEFPYQQLLTTARVQRLTAIFATNPAVETWQFATVSAVEPQLDFFWFRLFQIMRCHNATH, from the coding sequence ATGTTTGCTGATTATTTATTATTAATGTTTACGACGACTCCTCGGCGGTCCAAGGCACTCTTTAATCTCTTACGTGGTCGTCGGACAGTCTCGACCTTGTTTGCTGGGTTGGTCTACCAGCGGCTAGATCAATTGGACAGTTGGCATGGGGTTCCGCTAGCTAAGTTTGAGGCGGCTACGGGAGAATTGATTGCAGCCGGTTGGTTGAGTTCTCCAGCCGCCGGACAACTACAATTAACGACTGCTGGGCAAGCACAACAGGCTAAGCTGCAACAGACGTTATATTTACCGCAAGCTTGGGATCAATTTCAACAAGTTGATGTCCGACGCTTTGAAGCTTTAAGCCAGCTAGCATTGCAAGTTGTTTCAGAAGCGGTTCACCACCAACGACAGTATTATCCAATTAGTACTGATCCAGGGTTACAAGCGACGGTAAAACAATGGTTGCGGCAATGGTATCGACCGGAATTAGGGGCGACAATTTATCAGGAGTTACGGCAGTTTTTACAGACGGTCTCACCGGACCTAGCGACGATTTTTGCGGCGAGCTTAACGGGACATGCGTTTCCAGGGCAAACTGATCAACAATTGGCTGAACGGTTTGAGTGTTCTGCAATCGAAATTTTGGTGATACGTAAGGATTTGACCTGTTTGTGGATAAAATGGCTACGGCAGACCAATCAAGGGCCATTAGCAGCCTTATTACGGCCTTTAGTGAAGTCGACACCGGTTAGTAACAGTGCCTGGCAAACGTATCAAGCGCTTAAAGTGACGCCAGATTTAATGCAAATCGCACGGCAACGACATTTAAAATTAAGCACTGTCCGGGAGCATTTGCTGGAGGTGGCAATTCTAATGCCGGAATTTCCGTATCAGCAATTATTGACAACCGCGCGTGTGCAACGTTTAACGGCCATTTTTGCAACTAATCCAGCGGTTGAAACGTGGCAGTTTGCCACGGTTAGTGCGGTTGAGCCACAATTGGATTTCTTTTGGTTCCGACTTTTTCAGATTATGAGGTGTCATAATGCAACGCACTGA
- the scpB gene encoding SMC-Scp complex subunit ScpB: MTNIEQIEGLLFVAGDEGITVAELEHATGFAKPAINTMLTNLATKYEQDADSALVILSTANTYRLATKQAVAPILKRYFEAPLSTSLSQASLEVLAIIAYRQPLTRIEIDEIRGVQSGSTIQKLVLRQLVTETGRLSEPGRPILYGTTELFLDYFGLKSLEELPKIDLDVLTDTTHPAPETDLFLTAFQDRLNGQHEDSEEN, encoded by the coding sequence ATGACGAACATTGAACAAATTGAAGGCTTACTTTTTGTTGCTGGGGATGAAGGCATTACAGTTGCCGAGTTAGAACACGCGACTGGTTTTGCCAAACCAGCAATCAATACGATGTTAACGAACTTAGCTACTAAGTATGAGCAGGATGCGGATAGCGCTTTGGTGATTTTATCCACAGCGAACACTTACCGTTTAGCGACTAAGCAAGCGGTCGCACCGATTCTGAAGCGTTACTTTGAGGCCCCATTATCGACGAGTCTGTCGCAGGCTTCACTTGAAGTGCTGGCGATTATTGCTTATCGGCAGCCACTCACACGGATTGAAATTGATGAAATTCGGGGTGTTCAAAGCGGCTCCACAATTCAAAAATTAGTGTTACGCCAGTTGGTAACGGAAACTGGGCGACTAAGTGAGCCTGGCCGACCAATTTTGTATGGGACAACCGAACTATTTTTAGATTACTTTGGGCTGAAATCATTGGAAGAGCTACCCAAGATTGATCTGGATGTCTTAACGGATACCACACATCCAGCACCAGAAACTGATTTATTTTTAACGGCATTTCAAGATAGATTGAATGGACAACATGAAGATAGTGAGGAAAACTAA
- a CDS encoding ScpA family protein gives MNNEQPITIKISEFEGPLDLLLHLIRQNKMDIYDIPIAEITQQYLDYLHSMQALQLDVAGDYLVMAATLMTIKSRYLLPPSPETDELAETEVDEDPRDSLVAELLAYKVYQEAAGELRVKEQARHQHFTREAMLVPTELAAPKLTAGITVADLQAAFRQLVAKRRRARPLVKTVTADPVNIEDRMQQITQQLRQQPQGVDFAALFTITASDDMLVTTFMAVLELTKQAQLRLVQTNGLGPIHLYLRQDEQHDEH, from the coding sequence ATGAACAACGAACAACCAATCACCATTAAAATCTCAGAATTTGAGGGTCCTTTGGACTTGTTATTACACCTCATTCGGCAAAATAAAATGGATATTTACGATATTCCAATCGCTGAAATTACGCAGCAATATTTGGATTACTTACATTCCATGCAGGCATTGCAATTAGATGTGGCGGGTGATTACTTGGTCATGGCGGCGACTTTAATGACGATTAAGAGCCGATATTTATTGCCACCGTCACCAGAGACCGATGAGCTAGCTGAAACCGAGGTAGATGAAGATCCTCGCGATTCACTGGTTGCGGAATTATTAGCTTACAAAGTGTACCAAGAAGCGGCGGGGGAATTGCGTGTTAAAGAGCAGGCCCGTCATCAGCATTTTACACGGGAGGCCATGTTGGTGCCAACAGAGTTAGCGGCGCCAAAACTTACTGCGGGGATTACGGTAGCAGATTTGCAAGCGGCATTTCGACAATTGGTTGCCAAACGTCGTCGTGCACGGCCACTCGTAAAAACAGTGACCGCTGATCCTGTCAATATTGAAGATCGGATGCAACAAATTACCCAGCAGTTGCGGCAGCAGCCACAAGGCGTCGATTTTGCGGCATTATTTACGATTACCGCTAGTGATGATATGCTAGTCACGACTTTTATGGCCGTGTTAGAATTAACTAAACAGGCACAACTAAGATTGGTTCAGACCAATGGCCTTGGACCGATTCATTTATATTTACGACAGGATGAACAGCATGACGAACATTGA
- the rpsA gene encoding 30S ribosomal protein S1 has protein sequence MSENENSQNEKNELLDALNSVEEVNVGDVVKGEVLAIDDDKQVIVGIQGTGVEGVVPLKELSTQRVEDVNEVAKVGDVLDLVVISRIGTDKENGSYLLSHRRLEARKVWDDVEKEYEAGHTIKAPVTQVVKGGLVVDAGVRGFIPASMIDDHYVEDLSAYKGQELELKIIEIEPSENRLILSHRAVVEKQREAQRAEALQTLQAGSVVTGKVARLTNFGAFVDLGGIDGLVHVSEISYDRVEKPADVLKVGQEVEVKILSVDADRERVSLSIKATLPEPWDGIEEKAPQGAVLDGKVKRLTSFGAFVEVFPGVEGLVHISQISHQHIATPNDVLKVGQEIKVKVLDVRPDEKRLALSIKALEEKPQAVEGEEESHSNNNRGGNNNRRNNRSNRSASERSTANAPEESTGFTLGDLIGNELKNAENNNNDEN, from the coding sequence ATGAGTGAAAACGAAAACAGTCAAAATGAGAAAAATGAACTTTTAGACGCTTTAAATAGCGTTGAAGAAGTTAACGTCGGTGACGTAGTTAAGGGTGAAGTCTTAGCTATTGACGATGACAAACAAGTCATTGTTGGGATCCAAGGCACCGGTGTTGAAGGGGTGGTTCCTTTGAAGGAACTTTCAACACAACGGGTTGAAGATGTCAATGAAGTTGCCAAGGTAGGCGATGTATTAGACTTAGTTGTCATTTCTCGGATTGGTACCGATAAAGAAAACGGCAGTTACTTACTGTCACATCGTCGGTTAGAAGCTCGCAAAGTTTGGGACGACGTTGAAAAAGAATACGAAGCAGGCCATACCATCAAGGCTCCTGTAACCCAAGTGGTTAAGGGTGGTTTAGTTGTTGATGCTGGTGTGCGTGGGTTTATCCCAGCCTCTATGATTGATGATCATTACGTTGAAGACTTGAGCGCTTATAAAGGTCAAGAACTTGAACTTAAGATTATTGAAATCGAACCTAGCGAAAACCGATTAATCTTGTCACACCGTGCGGTTGTTGAAAAGCAACGCGAAGCACAACGTGCTGAAGCTTTACAAACGTTACAAGCCGGTTCAGTTGTTACTGGTAAAGTGGCTCGTTTAACTAATTTCGGTGCATTCGTTGATCTTGGTGGTATTGATGGGTTAGTGCATGTTTCAGAAATTTCATACGACCGTGTTGAAAAGCCAGCTGACGTTTTGAAGGTTGGTCAAGAAGTTGAAGTTAAGATTTTATCTGTTGATGCTGATCGTGAACGGGTCTCATTGTCAATTAAGGCAACCTTACCTGAACCATGGGATGGCATTGAAGAAAAAGCGCCACAAGGTGCCGTACTTGATGGTAAAGTTAAACGTTTGACTAGCTTTGGGGCCTTCGTGGAAGTCTTCCCTGGCGTTGAAGGTTTGGTTCATATTTCACAAATCTCACATCAACACATCGCAACACCAAACGATGTCTTGAAGGTTGGTCAAGAAATTAAAGTTAAAGTTTTGGATGTTCGTCCAGATGAAAAACGGTTGGCATTGTCAATTAAGGCTTTGGAAGAAAAGCCACAAGCTGTTGAAGGCGAAGAAGAAAGCCACAGCAACAACAATCGCGGTGGTAACAATAACCGTCGCAACAACCGTTCAAATCGTTCTGCAAGCGAACGCTCAACGGCTAACGCTCCAGAAGAATCAACTGGTTTTACATTAGGTGATTTGATCGGTAACGAATTGAAGAACGCCGAAAACAACAATAATGACGAAAACTAG
- the cmk gene encoding (d)CMP kinase, whose translation MVKQGLQVAIDGPASAGKSTVAKLVAKRFGYVYVDTGAMYRTVTYWAMQHHVALTDEAAVIALMPTLTIGFKPGEPNQLVFANTVDVTMAIRQPDVTNNVSTIAALPKVREILTDQQRRIAAAGGVVMDGRDIGTTVLPQAEVKIFLVASAAERAQRRYTENLKKGIQTPLAQLQAEIELRDHKDSTRKVSPLTQADDAVLVDTTPMSIEEVVTTIADIIKKQNSTI comes from the coding sequence ATGGTTAAGCAAGGACTTCAAGTTGCCATCGATGGCCCAGCGTCAGCTGGTAAAAGCACGGTGGCAAAGTTAGTGGCAAAACGGTTTGGGTATGTATATGTAGATACCGGTGCCATGTATCGAACCGTTACTTATTGGGCGATGCAACATCACGTTGCCTTGACTGATGAAGCGGCCGTAATTGCTTTAATGCCAACGTTAACCATTGGTTTTAAGCCAGGGGAACCAAATCAATTGGTTTTTGCTAATACGGTCGACGTGACAATGGCGATTCGGCAACCGGATGTGACTAATAATGTGTCAACCATTGCTGCACTGCCTAAAGTTCGTGAGATTTTGACTGACCAGCAACGCCGAATTGCGGCAGCTGGTGGGGTCGTCATGGATGGTCGAGATATTGGGACCACTGTCTTGCCACAGGCAGAAGTAAAGATTTTCTTAGTGGCTTCGGCGGCGGAACGAGCGCAACGGCGGTATACGGAGAACTTGAAAAAAGGTATTCAAACCCCGCTCGCACAATTACAAGCTGAAATTGAATTACGTGATCATAAGGATTCAACCCGGAAGGTGTCACCTTTGACACAGGCAGACGACGCAGTCTTAGTTGATACGACGCCAATGTCGATTGAAGAAGTTGTGACAACCATTGCGGATATTATAAAAAAACAAAATTCAACAATCTAA
- a CDS encoding LysM domain-containing protein yields the protein MSQKNDNEKSQKDKPWDKTFEDDRDDSGNLSRTQKRKRNNSNSTLTTILVVLILLLALAPIGYFLVRKNSLNSPQQTEQVASSSSKKKSSSAALAKSTSKAAAKKSASTAAAKKQAAKRSSSLAVASSKAKAASASSSAADSSASSSSVSSSSSSSSSSADTKYVTVEAGQGVYRVATNAGISVDKLLELNGLSSGATISAGQRLRVR from the coding sequence ATGAGTCAAAAGAATGATAATGAAAAGTCCCAAAAGGATAAACCATGGGACAAAACTTTTGAAGACGATCGGGATGATTCGGGTAATTTATCGCGAACTCAAAAACGCAAACGAAATAATAGTAATTCAACGTTAACCACCATTTTAGTGGTTTTAATTTTGTTGCTCGCCTTAGCACCAATTGGGTATTTCTTGGTGCGTAAAAATTCACTGAATAGTCCACAACAAACTGAGCAAGTCGCTAGTTCGAGTTCCAAGAAAAAGTCATCGAGTGCGGCCCTTGCTAAATCGACTTCAAAAGCCGCAGCTAAAAAAAGTGCCTCAACTGCAGCGGCCAAGAAGCAAGCCGCTAAGCGTAGCAGTAGCTTAGCAGTTGCGAGTTCTAAGGCTAAAGCTGCCTCGGCTTCAAGTAGTGCGGCCGATAGCAGTGCTAGTTCAAGTAGTGTTAGTAGCAGTAGTAGTTCCTCATCATCTTCAGCAGACACCAAGTACGTCACCGTTGAAGCAGGCCAAGGCGTTTATCGAGTCGCAACCAATGCTGGGATTTCAGTTGATAAGCTACTGGAATTAAATGGGTTATCGTCTGGCGCAACGATTTCAGCTGGACAACGGTTACGCGTCCGTTAA
- a CDS encoding ATP-dependent DNA helicase RecQ yields MQRTEIYRLLKNKYGFDDFRPGQYPVIAALLAGEDVLAVLPTGTGKSLIYQFFGTITPGLVIVVSPLISLMQDQVARLNYQGEKQVAALTSQLDYGARQRVLNQISELNYLFISPEMLKQPLVLAALKPIKIALLVVDEAHCISTWGPDFRPDYLALGALKHQLNEPQTLMLTATATATVRQDIVTQLRVKTAKQVVYSVDRANIYLAVEATADEAAKRSRLQQLITTVKGPSIVYFSSKRQTDLIAEWLHTTTGLRVAAYHAGLTSTERYKIQQQFMAGTLDVICATSAFGMGINKADIRMVVHYHLPTTLADYVQEIGRAGRDGEQALAVLLYAPGDDRLVRNLNELTAASPAEIQLDFQRFQSQRPAETAQSQVLQFYWEHAYPVAQVTTLFEQRQQAKTAELTQLMAYIQASTCRRAVLLAYFDEPAKGHTPACCQLNGVPIPVASLGLTAPERPNLAPMPAWHQILTQLFLQNS; encoded by the coding sequence ATGCAACGCACTGAAATTTATCGGCTTTTAAAAAATAAATATGGGTTTGATGATTTTCGACCCGGGCAATATCCGGTGATTGCGGCGTTACTTGCAGGTGAAGATGTGTTAGCTGTTTTACCAACCGGGACGGGTAAATCGTTAATTTATCAGTTCTTTGGGACAATTACACCGGGATTGGTCATTGTCGTTTCACCGTTGATTTCATTAATGCAAGATCAAGTGGCACGGTTGAACTATCAAGGCGAGAAACAGGTTGCAGCCTTAACGTCGCAATTGGATTACGGCGCTCGCCAGCGGGTCTTAAATCAGATCTCAGAATTAAACTATTTGTTTATTTCACCGGAAATGCTCAAACAACCGTTGGTATTAGCCGCACTGAAACCGATTAAAATAGCTTTGTTAGTCGTTGATGAGGCCCATTGCATTTCAACTTGGGGGCCCGATTTTCGTCCTGATTATTTAGCGTTAGGGGCGTTGAAACACCAACTAAACGAGCCGCAAACATTAATGTTAACGGCTACTGCGACTGCGACTGTCCGGCAAGATATTGTCACTCAACTACGAGTCAAGACGGCTAAGCAGGTCGTTTATTCGGTTGATCGGGCTAATATTTATTTAGCAGTGGAAGCCACTGCGGATGAAGCTGCTAAACGGTCGCGGTTGCAGCAATTAATTACCACGGTTAAGGGGCCAAGTATTGTCTATTTTAGCTCTAAACGGCAAACTGATTTGATTGCCGAATGGTTGCATACGACGACTGGACTGCGGGTTGCAGCGTATCATGCTGGGTTGACGTCTACGGAGCGTTACAAGATTCAGCAGCAGTTTATGGCGGGTACTTTGGATGTGATTTGTGCCACATCAGCATTTGGCATGGGGATTAATAAAGCTGATATTCGAATGGTCGTTCATTATCATTTACCAACGACTTTAGCGGATTATGTGCAAGAAATTGGTCGTGCTGGTCGGGATGGCGAGCAAGCATTAGCCGTTTTGCTGTATGCCCCTGGAGACGACCGGTTGGTTCGTAATTTAAATGAGTTAACTGCGGCTAGTCCAGCGGAAATCCAATTAGATTTTCAACGTTTCCAAAGTCAACGACCAGCCGAGACGGCTCAAAGTCAGGTCTTACAATTTTATTGGGAGCATGCTTATCCAGTGGCCCAAGTGACAACATTATTTGAGCAACGGCAACAGGCTAAGACGGCGGAACTAACCCAACTAATGGCTTATATTCAAGCTTCAACTTGCCGTCGGGCCGTCTTATTAGCTTATTTTGATGAGCCAGCTAAAGGGCACACACCGGCTTGCTGTCAGTTAAACGGTGTGCCAATTCCAGTGGCTTCATTAGGATTAACGGCACCTGAAAGGCCAAACTTGGCACCGATGCCAGCTTGGCATCAAATTCTAACACAATTGTTTTTACAAAATTCTTAA
- a CDS encoding HU family DNA-binding protein gives MANKAELVNNVATATSLTKKDATAAVDAVFASIQDTLAKGEKVQLIGFGNFEVRERAARKGRNPQTGDEIQIPASKVPAFKPGKALKDAVK, from the coding sequence ATGGCAAACAAGGCTGAATTAGTTAACAATGTTGCTACTGCAACTAGTTTAACTAAGAAAGACGCAACTGCTGCGGTCGACGCAGTATTTGCATCAATCCAAGACACTCTTGCAAAGGGTGAAAAAGTTCAACTAATCGGATTTGGTAACTTCGAAGTACGTGAACGTGCTGCTCGTAAGGGCCGTAACCCACAAACTGGCGACGAAATCCAAATTCCAGCAAGCAAAGTACCTGCATTTAAACCAGGGAAAGCTTTAAAGGATGCAGTTAAATAG
- the der gene encoding ribosome biogenesis GTPase Der, whose product MPKPVVAIVGRPNVGKSTIFNRIAGDRISIVEDTPGVTRDRIYANSEWLGQEFSLIDTGGIDMDDAPFIKQIKQQAEIAIDEADVIVYLVSAKEGVTDADEHVARILYQSDKPVILAVNKVDNPELRNEIYDFYSLGFGEPYPISGAHGLGLGDLLDAVVKNFPEGTGEDEPGTIRFSLIGRPNVGKSSIVNALLGEDRVIVSDIAGTTRDAIDTKFTDADGNRFVMVDTAGIRKKGKVYENTERYSVMRALKAIDNSDVALFVINGEEGIREQDKRVAGYAHEAGKGIIIVVNKWDLVKKDNHTMKEFEAYVRDQFVYLSYAPIIFVSAKTSQRLEQLPALIQKVDLNHSRRIQSSVLNDVIMDAIAMNPTPSDNGKRLRVYYATQVAIQPPTFVVFVNDPDMMHFSYERFLENQIRNAFDFSGTPIHMIERRRK is encoded by the coding sequence ATGCCAAAACCAGTTGTGGCCATTGTTGGTCGCCCAAATGTTGGGAAGTCCACGATTTTTAATCGGATCGCCGGTGATCGAATTTCCATCGTTGAAGATACCCCTGGGGTCACGCGTGACCGAATTTACGCGAATAGTGAATGGCTTGGTCAAGAGTTTAGTTTAATTGATACCGGTGGGATTGATATGGATGATGCCCCGTTTATTAAGCAAATTAAGCAACAAGCTGAAATTGCGATTGATGAGGCGGATGTTATCGTCTATTTGGTCAGTGCTAAAGAAGGCGTGACAGATGCGGATGAACACGTGGCACGGATTTTATATCAATCGGATAAACCAGTGATTTTAGCTGTCAATAAGGTTGATAATCCGGAGTTGCGAAATGAAATTTATGATTTTTATTCCTTAGGTTTTGGAGAGCCATATCCAATTTCTGGGGCGCATGGCTTGGGTCTTGGAGATTTGTTAGACGCCGTGGTTAAAAACTTCCCTGAGGGAACTGGCGAAGATGAACCTGGAACGATTCGATTTAGCTTAATTGGTCGTCCCAACGTTGGAAAGTCTTCAATCGTCAATGCCTTACTAGGTGAAGACCGGGTTATTGTGTCCGATATTGCCGGGACGACTCGTGACGCGATTGATACGAAGTTTACGGATGCGGATGGCAATCGGTTCGTGATGGTTGATACGGCCGGAATTCGTAAAAAGGGTAAAGTGTATGAAAATACGGAACGGTATAGTGTCATGCGTGCACTTAAAGCGATTGACAACAGTGATGTAGCCCTATTTGTGATTAATGGTGAGGAAGGCATTCGTGAACAAGATAAGCGAGTTGCCGGATATGCTCACGAAGCTGGTAAAGGGATTATTATTGTGGTTAATAAGTGGGACCTCGTTAAAAAGGATAATCACACGATGAAGGAATTTGAGGCGTATGTGCGTGATCAATTCGTTTATCTCAGCTATGCACCGATTATCTTTGTTTCAGCTAAGACGAGTCAACGTTTGGAACAGTTGCCAGCCTTGATTCAAAAGGTTGACCTGAACCACTCCCGTCGAATTCAATCGTCCGTCTTAAATGACGTTATTATGGATGCCATTGCGATGAATCCAACACCGAGTGATAATGGGAAACGGCTGCGTGTTTACTATGCGACACAGGTGGCAATTCAGCCACCAACCTTTGTGGTCTTTGTTAATGACCCCGATATGATGCATTTTTCGTATGAACGCTTTTTGGAAAATCAGATTCGAAATGCTTTTGATTTTTCTGGGACGCCAATCCATATGATCGAACGACGCCGAAAGTAG